The following proteins are encoded in a genomic region of Nitratireductor sp. GISD-1A_MAKvit:
- a CDS encoding VWA domain-containing protein yields MFRTRLLSVLAVLFFALPAFADGKTIIVLDGSGSMWGQINGTTKIEIARETLRRVMETLPQNTELGLVAYGHREKGSCSDIEIAIPPAAGTAGAIADFADRLNPRGKTPLSEAVRQAAAELRIEENAATVILVTDGLETCNADPCALGRELEAAGVDFTAHVVGFGLSEEEGRQVACLAENTGGLYLKADDAGQLAEALESTVASAPEPEPQPEPVPAAVEFNVRGIARLSENGPDMTDNTEVRWDFIPLGENGEPAKRSAAGAYRGVFAASVPAGTYRAKAQLGRITYETDVELTTDRTTDVVAVLDAGRVEVTPKRTPEESGADQSARVDVHFDGTKAGGYGETSVWAKAGTIKVTGNIGKATVEETHQLTAGETLKLDLIIGSGLVVPAAVYAEGGPEVEGSSIRFEVKEAKADLNGNRKTLSGQYGPGKQGMDVPPGDYVLHARLGKAEAMVPITVKAGERTEATVNINAGVLAVSAPGAYRIEFLEGKKDIQGNQKTLSGTYAAEAQETLTPGSYEVLVQYEGDRAEKREKVSVTAGERTEVVIE; encoded by the coding sequence ATGTTCCGCACCCGCCTTTTGAGCGTCCTTGCAGTTCTTTTCTTTGCCCTTCCCGCATTTGCCGACGGAAAGACAATCATCGTCCTGGATGGCTCGGGGTCGATGTGGGGGCAGATCAATGGAACGACGAAGATCGAGATCGCCCGCGAAACCCTGCGCCGGGTGATGGAGACCCTGCCACAGAACACCGAGCTGGGTCTGGTTGCCTATGGGCACCGCGAAAAAGGCTCCTGCTCCGACATTGAAATCGCCATTCCGCCGGCTGCCGGCACGGCTGGCGCGATCGCGGATTTCGCCGACAGGCTCAATCCCAGGGGCAAGACCCCGCTGTCCGAAGCGGTCCGACAGGCCGCTGCCGAGCTTCGGATCGAAGAGAATGCGGCAACCGTCATTCTGGTGACCGACGGTCTTGAGACCTGCAATGCCGACCCATGCGCGCTCGGACGTGAGCTTGAGGCGGCCGGTGTCGACTTTACCGCGCATGTGGTGGGCTTTGGTCTTTCCGAGGAGGAAGGTCGGCAGGTCGCCTGCCTGGCCGAGAACACTGGCGGTCTCTACCTCAAGGCTGACGATGCCGGCCAGCTCGCCGAAGCGCTCGAAAGCACTGTCGCCAGCGCACCCGAACCCGAGCCACAGCCGGAACCGGTACCGGCTGCGGTCGAGTTCAATGTTCGTGGCATTGCCCGCCTGTCGGAAAACGGGCCGGACATGACAGACAACACCGAAGTGCGCTGGGATTTCATCCCGTTAGGCGAGAATGGCGAGCCCGCAAAACGCAGCGCCGCCGGTGCCTATCGCGGTGTTTTCGCCGCCAGCGTCCCCGCCGGCACCTATCGGGCAAAGGCCCAGCTCGGGCGCATCACTTACGAGACCGATGTCGAACTTACGACGGACAGGACAACGGATGTCGTCGCTGTGCTCGACGCGGGGCGGGTTGAGGTTACACCCAAGCGCACTCCTGAAGAATCAGGCGCCGATCAGAGTGCGCGTGTGGATGTGCATTTTGATGGAACCAAGGCTGGAGGCTATGGCGAGACGTCTGTGTGGGCCAAAGCCGGCACCATCAAGGTCACCGGAAACATCGGCAAGGCCACGGTCGAAGAAACCCATCAGCTTACCGCCGGCGAAACTCTCAAGCTGGATCTGATCATCGGTTCCGGTCTCGTTGTTCCCGCTGCCGTTTATGCCGAAGGCGGACCCGAGGTGGAAGGCAGCAGCATCCGTTTCGAGGTGAAAGAGGCCAAGGCCGATCTCAATGGAAACCGCAAGACCCTTTCGGGCCAGTATGGTCCCGGCAAGCAGGGAATGGACGTCCCACCGGGCGACTATGTGCTTCATGCAAGGCTGGGCAAGGCCGAAGCGATGGTGCCCATCACCGTAAAGGCGGGTGAACGCACGGAAGCGACCGTCAACATCAATGCGGGTGTTCTGGCAGTGTCCGCACCTGGTGCCTATCGGATCGAGTTTCTCGAAGGAAAGAAAGACATTCAGGGCAACCAGAAAACCCTGAGCGGTACCTATGCTGCCGAAGCGCAGGAAACGCTGACACCCGGATCCTATGAGGTCCTCGTACAATACGAAGGTGACAGGGCTGAGAAGCGTGAAAAGGTTTCCGTGACTGCCGGTGAACGCACCGAGGTCGTCATCGAATAG
- a CDS encoding HAD family hydrolase — translation MTAPELVIFDCDGVLVDSEVIAARVEARMLTEAGFEITPEELASRYAGLTFRDILLSIEESAEAPLQATLLDRAESEVDRKLRKEVKPLEGVHEAVAGVTLPKCVCSNSSQERVEAMLARTQLLSLFEGHIFSAMETPTRQPKPAPDVFLHAAEKMGAAPERCFVIEDSVHGIAGAKAAGMRVIGFTGGAHIQPGHADLLMEAGAETVIHRFRDLAAVLEALSEWAEDA, via the coding sequence ATGACAGCACCAGAACTCGTCATCTTCGATTGCGACGGGGTTCTTGTCGATTCCGAAGTTATTGCCGCGCGCGTGGAGGCGCGCATGCTCACGGAGGCGGGGTTCGAGATCACGCCGGAGGAACTGGCCAGCCGCTATGCGGGCCTCACCTTCAGGGACATTCTCCTGTCCATCGAGGAAAGCGCCGAAGCCCCGCTTCAGGCAACCCTGCTCGACCGCGCCGAAAGCGAGGTCGACCGCAAGCTGCGCAAGGAGGTCAAACCGCTGGAGGGTGTGCATGAAGCCGTGGCAGGCGTCACGCTTCCCAAATGCGTCTGCTCGAATTCTAGCCAGGAGCGCGTGGAAGCGATGCTTGCGCGCACGCAACTGCTTTCGCTCTTCGAAGGCCATATCTTTTCGGCAATGGAAACGCCGACCCGGCAGCCCAAGCCTGCGCCGGATGTTTTTCTTCATGCTGCCGAAAAAATGGGCGCCGCGCCCGAACGCTGCTTCGTGATCGAGGATTCGGTGCACGGGATTGCCGGCGCAAAAGCCGCTGGCATGCGTGTCATCGGTTTTACCGGCGGAGCGCATATTCAGCCCGGCCATGCGGATCTCTTGATGGAGGCGGGCGCGGAAACGGTCATTCACCGCTTCAGGGATCTGGCTGCCGTTCTCGAGGCGCTGTCTGAATGGGCTGAAGACGCCTGA
- a CDS encoding M16 family metallopeptidase, whose protein sequence is MGVEVSRLSNGLTVATETLPHLETVALGIWVKSGSRNEHENEHGIAHLLEHMAFKGTSKRSARQIATDIEDVGGEINAATSVETTAFYARVLSADMPLAVELLSDILTDSRFDPHELEREQHVILQEIGAAHDIPDDIVFDRFTETAFRHQALGRSVLGTPETVQSFTPDQLRGFLERQYSADRMVIVAAGGLKHDDFVREVENRLGSFRSKAEGKTPPYAHYVGGDFREHRDLMDAQIILGFEGRAYHVRDFYASQVLSTILGGGMSSRLFQEVREKHGLCYSVYAFHWGFSDSGIFGIHAATGKSDIEELVPLLLGELQKAGQEIGEDELSRARAQYRAGLMMARENPASRASQIARQLLLYGRPIEVDELMDRLSNLTVDRLTDLSQRLFTSKPTLAAIGPVGTLAPFEAIQDALAEQGSLPRKLAV, encoded by the coding sequence ATGGGTGTTGAGGTAAGCCGTCTGTCGAACGGCCTGACGGTCGCAACCGAAACCCTGCCACATCTGGAAACCGTTGCGCTGGGGATCTGGGTCAAGTCCGGGTCACGCAATGAGCACGAGAATGAGCACGGTATTGCACATCTTTTGGAACACATGGCGTTCAAGGGCACAAGCAAGCGCAGCGCCCGCCAGATCGCCACGGACATCGAAGATGTCGGCGGCGAGATCAACGCGGCCACCAGCGTGGAAACCACTGCCTTTTATGCGCGTGTGCTCAGCGCGGACATGCCTCTGGCGGTGGAGCTTCTGTCCGACATCCTGACCGATTCCAGGTTCGATCCCCATGAACTTGAGCGGGAGCAGCACGTGATCCTGCAGGAGATCGGTGCGGCACACGATATTCCCGACGACATCGTTTTCGACCGGTTCACCGAAACGGCTTTCCGTCATCAGGCCCTTGGCCGCTCCGTTCTTGGAACCCCCGAAACGGTCCAGTCCTTCACTCCGGACCAGCTGCGTGGCTTTCTGGAGCGTCAGTATTCGGCGGACCGCATGGTGATTGTCGCCGCTGGCGGCCTGAAACATGACGACTTCGTGCGTGAGGTCGAAAACCGTCTTGGCAGCTTCCGCAGCAAGGCCGAGGGCAAGACGCCGCCCTATGCCCATTATGTTGGCGGAGACTTTCGTGAACATCGCGACCTGATGGATGCCCAGATCATTCTCGGCTTCGAAGGCCGGGCATACCATGTGCGTGACTTCTACGCCTCCCAGGTGCTTTCCACCATTCTCGGCGGGGGCATGTCATCGCGGCTTTTCCAGGAAGTGCGTGAGAAACACGGACTTTGCTATTCCGTCTACGCCTTCCACTGGGGCTTCTCCGATTCCGGCATCTTCGGTATCCATGCCGCGACAGGCAAAAGCGACATCGAGGAACTGGTCCCCCTGCTTTTGGGCGAATTGCAGAAAGCCGGGCAGGAGATTGGCGAGGACGAGCTCAGCCGTGCGCGGGCGCAATATCGGGCAGGCCTCATGATGGCACGCGAGAACCCGGCCAGCCGCGCCTCCCAGATCGCCCGTCAGTTGCTTCTCTATGGCCGCCCGATCGAGGTGGACGAGCTGATGGACCGCCTGTCCAATCTGACGGTCGATCGACTGACCGATCTCTCCCAGCGCCTTTTCACCTCCAAGCCGACCCTCGCAGCCATCGGTCCTGTTGGAACGCTTGCGCCTTTCGAAGCGATCCAGGATGCACTTGCCGAACAGGGCAGCCTGCCACGCAAGCTCGCCGTGTAA
- a CDS encoding GNAT family N-acetyltransferase translates to MLDVPFFRRPPPALKGETVFLRAPVMADHAAWARLREESRNFLVPWEPSWAPDELSRRAYRHRLRRYRMEHVNGTGASFFLFDTQTEALLGGITMSNIRRGVAQSASIGYWMGERHAGRGLMLAALQLLIPYAFDGLRLHRLEAACIPDNGRSVGLLEKAGFQREGLLKSYLRINGSWRDHYLYALIAEERHVPAVKTRG, encoded by the coding sequence ATGCTGGACGTACCCTTTTTCCGCCGCCCGCCCCCGGCGCTCAAGGGTGAAACGGTGTTCCTCAGGGCCCCTGTAATGGCGGACCATGCGGCGTGGGCGAGGCTGCGCGAGGAAAGCCGGAACTTTCTCGTCCCCTGGGAGCCGAGCTGGGCGCCGGATGAACTGTCGCGAAGAGCTTACCGGCACCGCCTCAGGCGCTACCGCATGGAGCATGTCAACGGCACCGGGGCGAGCTTCTTTCTGTTCGACACCCAGACAGAAGCTCTTCTGGGAGGGATAACCATGTCCAACATTCGCCGCGGTGTCGCCCAGTCGGCCAGCATCGGCTACTGGATGGGAGAGCGCCATGCCGGGCGCGGTCTGATGCTCGCGGCCCTGCAACTGCTAATCCCCTACGCATTCGATGGCTTGCGGTTGCACCGCCTTGAAGCCGCCTGTATTCCAGACAATGGCAGGTCTGTCGGTTTACTTGAAAAAGCCGGATTTCAGCGCGAAGGCCTTCTCAAGTCCTATCTCAGGATCAACGGTTCTTGGCGCGATCACTATCTTTATGCGCTGATCGCCGAGGAGCGTCATGTGCCCGCAGTAAAAACACGAGGCTGA
- a CDS encoding YqgE/AlgH family protein, with the protein MTGSPYLENQFLIAMPGMRDERFARAVIYLCAHSEEGAMGLIINQPQQLAFPEILVQLGILEQSEAIRLPPQARDMPVRNGGPVDRSRGFVLHTDDYVVESSMPVSDSVCLTATVDMLRAISLGQGPRCALMALGYAGWGAGQLEMEIGENGWLTCPATPELLFEGELDQKYDGVLASIGIDAANLSLTAGHA; encoded by the coding sequence ATGACGGGCAGCCCCTATCTGGAAAACCAGTTCCTGATCGCAATGCCGGGCATGCGTGACGAGCGGTTTGCTCGCGCTGTCATCTATCTGTGCGCGCACAGCGAAGAAGGCGCAATGGGGCTGATCATCAATCAGCCGCAGCAGCTCGCCTTTCCCGAAATCCTGGTGCAATTAGGCATTCTGGAGCAGTCCGAGGCCATCAGGCTGCCGCCACAGGCGCGCGACATGCCGGTGCGCAATGGCGGCCCGGTGGACCGCAGCCGCGGTTTCGTGCTGCACACGGATGACTATGTGGTGGAGTCGTCCATGCCGGTTTCCGACAGTGTCTGCCTCACCGCAACGGTGGACATGCTGCGTGCGATCTCGCTCGGTCAGGGGCCGCGCTGCGCCCTGATGGCCCTTGGTTATGCAGGGTGGGGCGCGGGACAGCTCGAAATGGAAATCGGGGAAAACGGCTGGCTGACATGCCCGGCAACGCCCGAGCTTCTGTTCGAGGGAGAACTTGACCAGAAGTATGACGGCGTTCTGGCTTCCATCGGCATCGATGCGGCAAATCTCAGCCTGACGGCCGGCCACGCATAA
- a CDS encoding protein-disulfide reductase DsbD domain-containing protein, with product MFRIILSLLALMAPFPAFSASSQWAKSEGGAVRLVTTGLPDKHGRLRGALEIRLEPGWKTYWRNPGPAGIPPQLDLSRSPGIEAVEVEFPPPRRIRDGDIQWAGYTQSVSLPVTFTFENAETVTLIDADVFLGICKTICIPFQASFLIDPGAGASNAADALVVQRAFDRLPGPANDELGLVGIRREQSRLVLTATLPEGARNPVLFLDHQRSHLLATPQLTGRGGAHATFAVEISGRADGKLETTQLLYTLTVEGKAVHGTIRIP from the coding sequence ATGTTCCGAATCATACTGTCCCTGCTCGCGCTCATGGCGCCCTTCCCCGCGTTTTCGGCGTCCAGTCAATGGGCGAAGAGCGAGGGTGGCGCCGTTCGGCTCGTGACAACAGGCCTGCCCGACAAGCACGGCCGTCTGCGTGGTGCACTCGAAATTCGGCTTGAACCCGGCTGGAAAACCTACTGGCGCAACCCCGGGCCCGCCGGGATCCCCCCACAACTCGACCTCTCCCGCAGTCCCGGCATTGAAGCTGTCGAGGTGGAGTTTCCGCCTCCGCGCCGCATCCGTGACGGTGACATCCAGTGGGCAGGGTACACACAGTCTGTCTCGCTGCCGGTCACCTTCACTTTCGAAAATGCCGAAACGGTCACACTCATCGATGCGGATGTGTTTCTGGGAATCTGCAAGACCATCTGCATTCCGTTTCAGGCTTCCTTTCTTATCGACCCGGGGGCCGGAGCCAGTAACGCTGCAGACGCTCTGGTGGTCCAGCGTGCGTTCGACCGGCTTCCCGGCCCGGCCAATGACGAGCTTGGCCTTGTCGGAATCAGACGGGAACAGTCCCGCCTCGTCCTGACTGCGACCCTGCCGGAGGGCGCCCGCAACCCGGTTCTGTTTCTGGACCATCAGCGCTCGCATCTTCTTGCCACGCCTCAGCTGACGGGACGCGGGGGCGCACACGCCACCTTTGCAGTCGAAATATCCGGCCGAGCCGATGGAAAGCTTGAAACCACACAGCTCCTGTATACGTTGACCGTCGAGGGAAAAGCGGTTCACGGAACCATTCGGATTCCATAG
- the rnhA gene encoding ribonuclease HI, with protein MTCVEIYTDGACSGNPGPGGWGALLRHNGAEKELSGGEAETTNNRMELKAAIEALNALKRPCEVDLYTDSVYVRDGISGWIEGWKRNGWKTAAKKPVKNAELWQALDEARKRHKIRWHWVKGHAGHPENERADALARAGMEPFKKKRG; from the coding sequence TTGACATGCGTTGAAATCTATACGGACGGGGCCTGTTCGGGCAATCCGGGGCCGGGCGGATGGGGTGCATTGCTGCGCCACAATGGAGCCGAAAAGGAGCTTTCCGGCGGCGAAGCCGAAACCACCAACAACCGCATGGAACTGAAGGCGGCCATCGAAGCGCTGAACGCGCTCAAGCGCCCCTGTGAAGTGGATCTCTACACCGACAGTGTCTATGTGCGGGACGGCATTTCGGGCTGGATCGAGGGCTGGAAGCGCAATGGCTGGAAAACCGCAGCGAAGAAGCCGGTGAAGAATGCGGAACTCTGGCAGGCGCTCGACGAGGCCCGCAAACGCCACAAGATCCGCTGGCACTGGGTGAAGGGCCATGCAGGCCATCCGGAGAACGAGCGCGCGGACGCGCTGGCCAGAGCGGGAATGGAGCCTTTCAAGAAGAAGCGGGGCTGA
- a CDS encoding homoserine kinase: protein MAVYTDVSEVELGALLTEYDAGELLSYKGIAEGSENSNYLVHTSKAAYILTLYERRVERPDLPFFLGLMEHLAGNGVTCPLPVHRRDGKVISEIAGRPAALITFLEGMWLRKPAPKHCREVGKAMAGMHLAAQGFDLTRPNALTVGDWRPLWEKAKPRANEVEPGLEAEVEADLTALEKEWPVDLPSGVIHADLFPDNVFFLGERVSGIIDFYFACNDLLAYDIATCINAWCFEKDGSYNLTKGTALLEGYQSVRPLTTPEIEALPLLARGSALRFMLTRLYDWLTIPDGALVNKRDPMEYVRRLRFHRQINSPSEYGIGII, encoded by the coding sequence ATGGCAGTCTATACCGATGTTTCCGAGGTCGAACTCGGTGCGCTTCTGACCGAGTATGACGCTGGTGAACTGCTTTCCTACAAGGGAATTGCCGAGGGCTCAGAGAACTCGAACTATCTGGTGCACACTTCGAAAGCGGCCTACATACTGACGCTTTACGAACGCCGGGTGGAGCGTCCCGATCTACCGTTTTTCCTGGGGCTGATGGAGCATCTGGCCGGCAATGGCGTGACCTGCCCGCTGCCGGTTCATCGGCGCGACGGAAAGGTTATCAGCGAGATCGCCGGGCGCCCGGCGGCGCTTATCACGTTTCTGGAAGGCATGTGGCTTAGAAAGCCCGCTCCAAAGCATTGCCGCGAGGTCGGCAAGGCAATGGCAGGAATGCACCTGGCGGCACAGGGATTCGATCTGACGCGGCCCAACGCGCTGACCGTGGGCGACTGGCGACCGCTCTGGGAGAAGGCGAAGCCGCGTGCCAATGAGGTGGAACCGGGGCTCGAGGCCGAGGTGGAAGCCGATCTGACTGCGCTGGAAAAGGAATGGCCGGTGGACCTGCCTTCAGGCGTCATCCATGCCGACCTCTTTCCCGACAACGTGTTTTTCCTCGGGGAGCGCGTTTCTGGCATCATCGACTTCTACTTCGCCTGCAACGATCTTCTGGCCTACGACATCGCCACCTGCATCAACGCCTGGTGTTTCGAAAAGGACGGGTCCTACAATCTCACCAAGGGAACCGCGCTTCTTGAAGGCTATCAATCGGTCCGCCCGCTCACCACACCGGAAATCGAGGCGCTGCCGCTTCTGGCGCGGGGCTCGGCGCTGCGGTTCATGCTGACACGGCTTTATGACTGGCTGACGATCCCCGACGGTGCGCTGGTCAACAAGCGTGATCCGATGGAATATGTCCGGCGGCTGCGGTTCCACCGGCAGATCAACTCACCTTCTGAATACGGGATCGGCATAATTTGA
- the ispH gene encoding 4-hydroxy-3-methylbut-2-enyl diphosphate reductase produces the protein MAADMTKQKLTLRLCGPRGFCAGVDRAIQIVVLALKKYGAPVYVRHEIVHNRYVVEGLQERGAVFIEELSEIPEEHHDCPVVFSAHGVPKSVPADAESRNLFYLDATCPLVSKVHKQAMRHHRLGRHVLLIGHAGHPEVIGTMGQLPEGTVTLVETVECARKLERPGDTELGFVSQTTLSVEDTADVLKALEERFPDMHAPAAESICYATTNRQEAVKKAAPGSDLFLVVGAPNSSNSRRLVEVAERAGAKRSLLVQRASEIPWDEVDGIRVLGLSAGASAPEIIVNEIIDAFRERFDVSVELAITAEETENFPVMRAIRDVELTSADMAFVNGSA, from the coding sequence ATGGCTGCGGATATGACGAAACAGAAGCTGACGCTGAGGTTGTGCGGACCACGCGGATTCTGTGCCGGCGTTGATCGCGCCATTCAGATCGTGGTTCTGGCGCTGAAGAAATACGGCGCTCCGGTCTATGTGCGCCATGAGATCGTCCACAATCGCTATGTGGTTGAGGGCCTACAGGAACGCGGCGCGGTGTTCATCGAGGAACTGAGCGAGATCCCGGAAGAGCACCACGACTGCCCGGTGGTCTTTTCCGCGCATGGGGTGCCGAAATCAGTTCCAGCCGATGCCGAGAGCCGCAACCTCTTCTATCTCGACGCGACATGCCCTCTGGTGTCCAAGGTGCACAAGCAGGCCATGCGGCACCACCGGCTTGGAAGGCATGTCCTGCTGATCGGACATGCCGGGCATCCGGAAGTCATCGGCACGATGGGGCAATTGCCCGAGGGCACGGTGACGCTGGTGGAGACCGTGGAATGCGCCCGCAAGCTGGAACGTCCGGGCGATACCGAACTCGGATTTGTCAGCCAGACCACCTTGTCGGTCGAGGATACGGCCGATGTCCTGAAGGCTCTTGAAGAGAGGTTTCCGGACATGCATGCGCCGGCGGCCGAATCCATTTGTTATGCCACCACCAACCGTCAGGAAGCGGTGAAAAAGGCTGCGCCCGGTTCTGATCTTTTCCTGGTCGTCGGGGCGCCCAACTCTTCCAATTCGCGGCGCCTAGTGGAAGTGGCAGAGCGCGCCGGTGCCAAGCGCTCGCTTCTGGTGCAGCGTGCCTCCGAAATACCGTGGGACGAAGTGGACGGCATACGCGTTCTGGGCCTCTCGGCCGGTGCTTCGGCTCCTGAAATCATCGTCAACGAAATTATCGATGCTTTCCGTGAACGTTTCGATGTGTCCGTGGAACTCGCCATCACGGCGGAGGAAACGGAGAATTTCCCGGTCATGCGCGCAATCCGGGATGTGGAGCTGACAAGCGCCGACATGGCTTTCGTGAATGGTAGCGCCTAG
- a CDS encoding SURF1 family protein has product MAWLPVLLSGVVLACLLALGTWQVKRLQWKEALIDQIELRINAGPVDLSTMEQVHAQSGDVEYRPVRVEGAFRHTGERHYFATWQGQSGYFVHTPLKLDDGRFIFVNRGFVPFDRKDPATRSEGQVIGGVRVNGLARNGLTEKPSFIVPDNDIGKNIFYWKDLDTMARTAGLPSAAKVLPFYVDADDTPNPGGLPVGGVTRIDLPNNHLQYAVTWYGLALALCGVLFLWWQRSRRPG; this is encoded by the coding sequence ATGGCATGGCTGCCCGTCCTCTTGAGTGGGGTGGTGCTGGCCTGTCTTCTGGCGCTGGGGACCTGGCAGGTGAAGCGGCTGCAGTGGAAAGAGGCGCTGATCGACCAGATCGAACTTCGGATCAATGCCGGGCCTGTCGATCTGTCCACGATGGAACAGGTCCATGCGCAGTCGGGGGATGTGGAGTACCGGCCGGTCCGGGTGGAGGGCGCTTTTCGTCACACGGGCGAACGGCACTATTTTGCGACCTGGCAGGGGCAGTCTGGCTATTTCGTGCACACGCCGCTCAAGCTCGATGACGGGCGGTTCATCTTCGTCAACCGGGGATTCGTGCCGTTTGACCGCAAGGATCCTGCCACCCGCAGCGAGGGGCAGGTGATCGGCGGGGTCCGTGTCAATGGACTTGCCCGCAACGGTCTGACCGAGAAACCCTCTTTCATCGTGCCCGACAACGATATCGGGAAGAACATCTTCTACTGGAAAGACCTCGACACGATGGCCAGAACGGCAGGTCTCCCGTCTGCGGCGAAAGTTCTGCCTTTCTACGTGGATGCCGACGACACGCCCAATCCCGGCGGACTGCCGGTAGGAGGTGTCACGCGCATCGATCTCCCCAACAATCATCTTCAGTACGCGGTCACGTGGTACGGGCTGGCGCTTGCACTTTGCGGTGTCCTCTTCCTCTGGTGGCAAAGGTCTCGCCGTCCGGGCTGA
- a CDS encoding cytochrome c oxidase subunit 3, whose protein sequence is MADAHAKHHDYHIIDPSPWPFVGSVGALVMSIGGIAWMKALKGADFTIFGFDLAATNYWLFLIGVFLVLFTMYSWWADTIREGHEGHHTRVVSLHLRYGMIMFIASELMFFVAWFWAFFDASLFPGDAVLAARTEYTGGVWPPAGVEVLDPFHLPLYNTIILLLSGTAVTWAHHALLEDDRKGLVWGLALTVALGVLFSFVQIYEYMHAPFAFSDSIYGATFYMATGFHGFHVFVGTVFLLVCLIRAMAGDFTPKQHFGFEAAAWYWHFVDVVWLFLFVFVYVWASAGATIAH, encoded by the coding sequence ATGGCCGACGCGCACGCTAAACATCACGACTATCACATCATCGACCCGAGCCCATGGCCTTTCGTTGGATCGGTAGGCGCTCTGGTCATGTCCATCGGCGGCATTGCCTGGATGAAGGCACTCAAGGGTGCCGATTTCACCATCTTCGGTTTCGATCTTGCCGCAACCAACTACTGGCTTTTCCTGATCGGTGTGTTCCTGGTTCTGTTCACCATGTATTCGTGGTGGGCCGATACCATCCGTGAAGGCCATGAAGGGCATCACACACGCGTCGTTTCGCTTCATCTGCGCTACGGCATGATCATGTTCATCGCTTCGGAGCTCATGTTTTTCGTTGCATGGTTCTGGGCCTTCTTTGATGCGAGCCTGTTCCCGGGTGATGCCGTCCTGGCCGCCCGTACCGAATACACCGGTGGCGTTTGGCCGCCGGCTGGTGTCGAGGTTCTGGACCCGTTCCATCTGCCGCTCTACAACACGATCATCCTGCTTCTGTCGGGAACGGCCGTGACCTGGGCGCACCATGCGCTGCTTGAAGACGACCGCAAGGGCCTTGTGTGGGGGCTTGCCCTGACCGTGGCGCTGGGTGTGCTGTTCTCCTTCGTGCAGATCTACGAATACATGCATGCGCCTTTCGCGTTCTCCGATTCGATCTACGGAGCGACGTTCTACATGGCGACGGGCTTCCATGGTTTCCACGTGTTCGTCGGCACGGTGTTCCTGCTTGTCTGTCTCATTCGCGCCATGGCCGGCGATTTCACGCCGAAACAGCATTTCGGCTTCGAAGCCGCTGCCTGGTACTGGCACTTTGTGGACGTTGTCTGGCTTTTCCTGTTCGTCTTCGTCTATGTCTGGGCTTCGGCAGGGGCCACCATCGCGCATTGA
- a CDS encoding cytochrome c oxidase assembly protein: protein MSGGTTDQKQTASRRNRNAAILCTAVVGGMIGMAYAAVPLYQLFCQVTGYGGTTQRVEQYSDTILDRTITVRFDANTNGVPWEFQPKQREVTLRLGETKQISYVSRNLSNEPTSGTATFNVSPPQAGAYFNKVECFCFTEQELQPGQSYDMPVVFFVDPEIINVPELKNINAITLSYTFFPLEKKAPLAAAPKTNINQNENLGG, encoded by the coding sequence ATGAGCGGCGGGACGACAGACCAGAAACAGACGGCCAGCAGGCGCAATCGCAATGCGGCGATTCTTTGTACCGCCGTTGTGGGGGGCATGATCGGCATGGCCTATGCCGCAGTGCCGCTCTATCAGCTGTTCTGTCAGGTGACGGGATATGGTGGCACCACACAGCGTGTCGAACAGTATTCCGATACGATTCTTGATCGAACGATCACCGTTCGTTTCGATGCAAACACCAATGGCGTTCCATGGGAGTTTCAGCCCAAACAGCGTGAGGTCACGCTGCGACTGGGCGAGACGAAGCAGATCTCCTATGTGTCGCGCAATCTTTCGAACGAACCGACTTCCGGCACCGCGACATTCAACGTTTCGCCGCCGCAGGCCGGAGCCTATTTCAACAAGGTTGAGTGTTTCTGCTTCACCGAACAGGAGTTGCAGCCAGGGCAATCCTATGACATGCCGGTCGTGTTCTTTGTCGACCCGGAGATCATCAATGTGCCTGAGCTCAAGAACATCAATGCAATAACGCTTTCCTACACATTCTTCCCGCTTGAGAAGAAGGCGCCGCTTGCTGCCGCGCCCAAGACCAACATCAATCAGAACGAGAATCTCGGGGGCTGA